The Kutzneria kofuensis genome includes the window GTCCGCATAGCGAGGCTCGCGGGCAAGGTTGAGCCAGGAGTCCCACACGACCTCGTCCAGTAGCGCCACTGCCGTCGCCGTTTCGGGACGGTCATCCGCCGGATACAGCGGCAATACGGCTTCGTTGCTACACGTGGGTTTCCCCGTCGCCTCCCGCAGTCGCAGCGCCGCCTCGAAATCGCCGGCGTGCACGGTGGCGAGAACCGCCGCGAACTGCTCGGGATCGCGGCGGCCCGGCGGGAAAGTCCCGGTGAGGTAGGCCTTCTGGGCATAGCTCGTCGGCAGGTTGACCGGCATCCACCCGCCGACGAGGTCCCCGAAAAGGGCGGCGGCCAGGTCCACCCACCGCAGCCACGCCGCCGAGGCCCGGTCTCCGGCGAAGCCGCCGACATCGGCGAACCACACCGGGATCGCGCTGTGCAGCAAGCAAACCCACATCCGGAGTCCCGCATCCCGCGCGGCGGAAAGGACGGCCCGGTAGTAGTCGACGGCATCCTGGTCGAGACGCCCCTCGACCGGCTCGACACGGGCCCAGTTGATCGACAGCCGGTGATCGGTCAGCCCGAGTTCCCGCAGCAGCGCGAAATCCTCACGGTAGCGCCGCGCGAAGCCGTTGCCGTCGTAGGACGGCGGGGCATTGCCGGCCGAAGTCCACCGCGACCAGTCGTCGGCGGGAGAAGCGCCCTCGACCTGCACGGCCGACGCACCGCTCCCCCACCACCAACGCCCGGCGAATCCCTCCGACGGCACAGCCGGCACCTTATACTGCGGACGTGTTCAGGCCGAACGGCCAGTACATCGCGTCGGCGGTCCCGGCGAGGCCGAGAACCCATCGACTTCGCCAGAAGAAGCTCGGCGACGGCAACGTGCGCGTCTTCCCGAAGTAGGCAGGCAATGTCGGACGGTTTTGTGCGGCTGTACCGCCGTGGCTGGTCGCCGGAGTCGGCGCGGCGGCGGGTCGAGTCGCTGGCGGCGGCCGGCCTGGTGCTGGGCCACCCCGACACCGGCCGGATCACCGCGATCAGCGGCGAGCCGGAGACCATCGGCGAGCAGGTCGAGCTGGACCGGGCCGACCTGCTCGCGGCCATGGGATCCCTGGGCGACAAGCGGTTCACCTTCCAGTACTGGCTCGCCGACGACCGGGACGCCGACGTCATCTGCACGCTCGGCCGGGTCGGCCCCGATGTCGTCGTGGAGGACTACGACCTCGACGGCCTGGGCGGCCCGGTGCACAGGATCGGGCAGGACGGCGTGATCCGCCGCCTGCTCGCCGAGTTCCAGGCCACCGGCGCCGCCGCCGTCGGGCTGGTGGTCGACCGGTGGGGGCCGTCGCTGGACACCGACCTCGACGACATCGTGGTCGGCGGCCCCACCCCGGTCACCGTCTGGCCCGAACTGCTGGTGCTGCGCCCCGAGGTCGCGCACCGGCATCCGGAGTTGTCGAACCCCGTGCCGTACGGGGACTTCCTCGCGTTCGACTCGGACGGCATCCTGGCAATCTGAGTGCGCCTCGGAGACTTCCACGGGCAGGTATGAGGTGCCGGAACGGCCGAACCGGTTCGTGCGTTGCTATTTTCAGTCGCCACTGAAGTCATAGTGCTTTAGACACAAAGTATGGGAATCGGTTGTC containing:
- a CDS encoding family 1 glycosylhydrolase: MPSEGFAGRWWWGSGASAVQVEGASPADDWSRWTSAGNAPPSYDGNGFARRYREDFALLRELGLTDHRLSINWARVEPVEGRLDQDAVDYYRAVLSAARDAGLRMWVCLLHSAIPVWFADVGGFAGDRASAAWLRWVDLAAALFGDLVGGWMPVNLPTSYAQKAYLTGTFPPGRRDPEQFAAVLATVHAGDFEAALRLREATGKPTCSNEAVLPLYPADDRPETATAVALLDEVVWDSWLNLAREPRYADAFDLIGFSYYYAMSVTSTGAPAPFPAGGRPGPLGYVPWPDGIAVVLDRLHRELPGARIVVAEVGYGDTGGLDDTARCEYLHRAFEHIAAAQDDGMRIEGVSIWTGIDNYEWLAGRSVSFGLFDADRRPRRSASLIRSLTGGR